One genomic segment of Ignavibacteriota bacterium includes these proteins:
- a CDS encoding T9SS type A sorting domain-containing protein yields MPTITSDCLGNCFVAWVKEENLSGHYNFDVYCKSFDVNNKQLCEEIKVNDDDGIPVAEQFSPDIEVSQNGNFIICWLDFRNNSKCEIYAQRFLNDGSFIGSNFKVSNKQIYNYSSPKISITPNENFVIVWIQDHFSQNPNDFPKSQIVGQFYNSKGEAIDSNIILSELLLNYQNDIGVISANGLENYIISWSTADDSTNNIKIYFQLFSNSGIAQSDKILLDDDINFENQIVPSISVFPNNNFIISWLAFDKNDSTETLFAQIFSADCNRIGEKYNISRSDKSLYIFGNKVSVNSDGSFKIYWVESDAINKKKYLKFQKFTNEGNIQDSVKTLEVDDSIFEPNATDENGNFIILDLQEIDLHNYIYYAQRFDNDGNKLNSNFKLLNHENTTAGGFNIEIKNSRIYSTWTESQNDNDSDVWANILDWNNPTSIKTEESSVLPLKSELSQNYPNPFNPTTKIKYTIPKYMKSETSKVKLVVLDILGREVKTLVNANQKPGNYEVEFDGRNLPSGVYFYKLQSDDFIDTKKMILLK; encoded by the coding sequence ATGCCTACAATTACATCTGATTGTTTAGGAAATTGCTTTGTAGCTTGGGTTAAAGAAGAAAATTTAAGCGGACATTATAATTTTGATGTTTATTGTAAAAGTTTTGATGTTAATAATAAACAACTATGTGAAGAAATTAAAGTAAATGATGATGATGGAATTCCAGTTGCAGAACAATTCTCGCCGGATATTGAAGTGAGCCAAAATGGAAATTTTATTATTTGTTGGCTTGATTTTAGAAATAATTCTAAATGCGAAATTTATGCACAAAGATTTTTAAATGATGGAAGTTTTATTGGGAGTAATTTTAAAGTAAGTAATAAACAAATTTATAATTATTCCTCTCCGAAAATATCAATTACTCCTAATGAAAATTTTGTAATAGTTTGGATCCAAGATCATTTCTCACAAAATCCAAATGATTTTCCCAAATCACAAATTGTCGGGCAATTTTATAATTCTAAAGGTGAAGCAATTGATTCAAATATTATTCTTTCAGAACTTCTTTTGAATTATCAAAACGATATCGGTGTAATTTCTGCTAATGGTTTGGAAAATTATATTATATCATGGAGTACAGCTGACGATTCTACAAATAATATAAAAATTTATTTTCAACTTTTTTCAAATAGTGGAATTGCACAATCTGATAAAATATTATTGGATGATGATATTAATTTTGAAAATCAAATTGTACCTTCAATTTCTGTTTTTCCTAATAATAATTTTATAATTAGTTGGCTTGCTTTTGACAAAAATGATAGTACTGAAACTTTGTTTGCTCAAATATTTTCTGCAGATTGTAATCGAATTGGTGAAAAGTATAATATCTCACGAAGTGACAAAAGTTTATATATTTTCGGCAATAAAGTTTCTGTAAACTCTGATGGAAGTTTTAAAATTTATTGGGTAGAATCAGACGCAATAAACAAGAAGAAGTATCTTAAATTCCAAAAGTTTACAAATGAAGGAAATATTCAAGACTCAGTTAAAACTTTAGAAGTAGATGATAGTATTTTTGAGCCAAATGCGACTGATGAAAATGGGAATTTTATAATTTTAGATTTACAAGAAATTGATTTACATAATTACATTTACTATGCGCAACGTTTTGATAATGATGGAAATAAACTTAACTCAAATTTCAAACTTCTTAATCATGAAAATACAACAGCTGGAGGGTTTAATATTGAGATAAAAAATAGCAGAATTTATTCAACTTGGACTGAAAGTCAAAATGATAATGATAGTGATGTTTGGGCAAATATTTTAGATTGGAATAATCCGACTTCAATAAAAACAGAAGAAAGTTCAGTTTTACCTTTAAAATCAGAACTATCACAAAACTATCCTAATCCGTTTAACCCAACAACAAAAATTAAATATACAATTCCTAAGTATATGAAAAGTGAAACGTCAAAAGTAAAATTAGTAGTTTTAGATATACTTGGAAGAGAGGTTAAAACATTGGTAAACGCAAACCAAAAACCCGGTAATTATGAAGTTGAATTTGATGGAAGGAATTTACCGAGTGGAGTGTATTTCTACAAATTGCAATCCGATGATTTTATTGATACAAAAAAAATGATATTACTAAAATAG
- a CDS encoding T9SS type A sorting domain-containing protein: MIYDILVKEVATLVNQNQKPRNYEVEFDGSNLPSGVYFYKLQSGDFIETKKMLLIK; the protein is encoded by the coding sequence GTGATTTATGATATTCTTGTCAAAGAAGTTGCTACTTTGGTAAACCAAAACCAAAAACCCAGAAATTATGAAGTTGAATTTGATGGAAGCAATTTACCGAGTGGAGTGTATTTCTACAAATTACAATCTGGTGATTTTATTGAAACAAAAAAGATGTTATTAATCAAATAA
- a CDS encoding dihydroorotate dehydrogenase-like protein codes for MDLSTKYMGLKLKNPIVPSASPLSQTVDSVKAMEDAGAAAVVVYSLFEEQITHESGELDHYLNYGTESYAEATSYYPEQEEYNMGPYEYLDHIANLKKATDIPIIGSLNGVSSGGWVKYAKNIEQAGADALELNVYYIPTNVNLTGSEIENMYVDTLKAVKEQIKIPVAIKLSPFFTSMSNMARRLDNAGADALVMFNRFYQPDFNLEKLEVFPNLVLSTNWEMRLPLRWIAILYSNIKASMAATTGIHNYKDVLKVMMAGGDVSMMCSELLMNGVGRITDILSELKVWMEENEYSSIDMMKGSMSQKAVNEPAAFERANYMKALQSYRTNLI; via the coding sequence ATGGATTTATCAACAAAATATATGGGATTAAAATTAAAGAATCCTATTGTACCATCAGCTTCGCCTTTATCTCAAACTGTTGATTCAGTTAAAGCAATGGAAGACGCCGGTGCAGCAGCAGTTGTAGTTTACTCACTTTTTGAAGAACAAATTACGCATGAGTCCGGTGAATTAGATCATTATTTAAACTACGGAACAGAAAGTTATGCAGAGGCAACTTCATATTATCCCGAGCAAGAAGAATACAATATGGGACCTTATGAATATTTAGATCATATTGCAAATTTAAAGAAAGCAACAGATATTCCAATTATTGGAAGTTTGAATGGTGTTAGCAGTGGCGGCTGGGTAAAGTATGCTAAAAATATTGAGCAAGCCGGAGCTGACGCCTTAGAATTAAATGTTTATTATATTCCGACAAATGTTAATCTTACCGGTTCCGAAATTGAAAATATGTACGTTGATACTTTGAAAGCTGTTAAAGAACAAATTAAAATTCCTGTAGCGATTAAATTAAGTCCGTTCTTTACATCAATGTCAAATATGGCGCGAAGATTAGATAATGCCGGAGCCGATGCTTTAGTAATGTTTAACAGATTTTATCAGCCGGATTTTAATTTGGAAAAGTTAGAAGTATTTCCAAATCTTGTATTAAGCACAAATTGGGAAATGAGACTTCCTCTAAGATGGATTGCAATTTTATACAGCAACATAAAAGCAAGTATGGCTGCAACAACCGGAATTCATAATTACAAAGATGTATTAAAAGTTATGATGGCGGGCGGCGATGTATCGATGATGTGTTCTGAATTATTAATGAATGGAGTTGGTAGAATTACTGATATTCTTTCCGAATTAAAAGTTTGGATGGAAGAAAACGAATATTCTTCAATCGATATGATGAAAGGAAGTATGAGTCAGAAAGCTGTTAATGAACCTGCCGCATTTGAAAGAGCTAACTATATGAAAGCTCTGCAATCATACAGAACAAATCTTATTTAA
- the nifJ gene encoding pyruvate:ferredoxin (flavodoxin) oxidoreductase: MERQKITIDGNEAAAYVAYHNSEVIAIYPITPSSGMGEMSDAWAAQGKKNIWGTVPLVSELQSEGGASGAVHGALQSGALTTTFTASQGLLLMIPNMYKIAGELTSTVFHVSARSLAASALSIFGDHSDVMATRQTGWALLASASIQEIMDFAAIAHRATLESRIPFIHFFDGFRSSHEVNKIEQLTVADIKAMIDDKLVREHRKRALTPDNPFIRGTAQNPDVYFQGREAVNKFYDVCPDKVQSAMDKFAELTGRQYHLFDYYGAPDAKRVIVMMGSGSETALEAIDYLTTRMEEKIGVLKVRLYRPFAIDKFIDVLPKTVEKIAVLDRTKEPGSIGEPLYLDVVTALIENMNTANPKFEKLPKVVGGRYGLSSKEFTPAMVKAVFDELKKENPKNHFTVGINDDVTFTSLEYDPNFVTEGEDVVRALFYGLGADGTVGANKNSIKIIGEETENYAQGYFVYDSKKSGSTTVSHLRFGKKEIHSTYLIQTANFIGVHQFNLLENFDVLENIVDGGTFLLNSPYSKDETWDKLPQRMQQQIIDKKLNFYVIDGYAVAKQTGMGARINTIMQTCFFAISGVLPKDEAIAQIKYAIKKTYGGKGEIVVNKNYEAVDSTLAHLHKIEIPSEVTSQIILPPIVSDKAPAYVKETLAMMMKGKGDLIPVSQMPLDGTFPSATTQWEKRNIALEVPEWDTEVCIQCGKCAMVCPHATIRIKAYDKELTNNAPETFKWTEARGKEYEGLAYTIQVAVEDCTGCSLCVDVCPAKNKRETGKKAINMVPQIPLREKERANYDYFLNIPEFDRTKLNVGSIKGSQLLQPLFEYSGACSGCGETPYVKLVSQLFGDRAIIANATGCSSIYGGNLPTTPWAVNHEGKGPAWSNSLFEDNAEFGFGMRLSIDKQKEFAEELLKGLENAVGQELVNSILNAVQNSEADIYEQRQRVSELKEKLKNNNSDEAQNLLMVADYLVKKSVWIMGGDGWAYDIGYGGLDHVLAQGKNVNILVLDTEVYSNTGGQMSKATGLGAVAKFAAAGRPNPKKDLGMMAMGYGNVYVAQIAMGANDTQTLKAILEAEAYDGPSLIIAYSHCIAHGYDLAKGMEHQQLAVDSGHWPLYRYNPENVKEGKNPLKLDSKAPKIKLEDFIYTETRYKMLQKIDPERTKYLLGLAQAEVNKKWNHYEQLAAMDYSNSKQE, encoded by the coding sequence ATGGAAAGACAGAAAATAACAATAGACGGCAATGAAGCCGCTGCTTATGTTGCATATCATAACAGTGAGGTAATTGCTATATATCCAATTACACCATCTTCCGGAATGGGAGAAATGTCTGATGCTTGGGCAGCACAAGGTAAAAAGAATATTTGGGGAACAGTTCCTCTTGTTTCTGAATTACAAAGTGAAGGTGGAGCTTCCGGAGCAGTTCATGGGGCATTACAAAGTGGAGCTTTAACCACAACTTTTACGGCATCACAAGGTTTGCTTTTAATGATTCCAAATATGTATAAAATTGCCGGCGAATTAACTTCAACAGTATTTCATGTTTCTGCAAGATCGCTTGCCGCATCTGCATTATCAATTTTTGGTGATCACAGCGATGTTATGGCAACAAGACAAACCGGCTGGGCGTTGTTAGCTTCTGCGTCAATTCAAGAAATTATGGATTTTGCAGCAATTGCACACAGAGCTACTTTGGAATCACGAATTCCATTTATCCACTTTTTTGATGGTTTTAGATCTTCGCATGAAGTAAATAAAATTGAACAATTAACCGTTGCAGATATTAAAGCAATGATTGACGATAAATTAGTTAGAGAACATAGAAAAAGAGCATTAACTCCGGATAATCCGTTTATCAGAGGAACTGCTCAAAATCCGGATGTTTATTTTCAAGGAAGAGAAGCTGTAAATAAATTTTATGATGTTTGTCCGGATAAAGTTCAAAGTGCAATGGATAAGTTTGCAGAATTGACGGGACGTCAATATCACTTATTTGATTATTATGGTGCTCCCGATGCAAAAAGAGTAATTGTTATGATGGGTTCCGGAAGTGAAACCGCTCTTGAAGCAATTGATTATTTGACGACGAGAATGGAAGAGAAAATAGGTGTTTTAAAAGTTAGATTATACAGACCTTTTGCGATTGATAAATTTATTGATGTTCTTCCAAAAACTGTAGAAAAAATTGCTGTATTAGATAGAACAAAAGAACCGGGATCAATCGGTGAACCGTTATACCTTGATGTTGTTACTGCACTTATTGAAAATATGAATACGGCAAATCCGAAATTTGAAAAATTACCAAAAGTTGTCGGCGGAAGATATGGATTATCATCAAAAGAATTTACTCCGGCAATGGTTAAGGCAGTTTTTGATGAATTGAAAAAAGAGAATCCGAAAAATCATTTTACGGTTGGAATTAATGATGATGTAACATTTACAAGTTTAGAATATGATCCAAATTTTGTAACTGAAGGCGAAGATGTTGTAAGAGCATTATTCTACGGATTAGGTGCAGATGGAACAGTTGGTGCAAACAAAAATTCCATCAAAATTATTGGTGAAGAAACAGAAAATTATGCACAAGGATATTTTGTTTACGATTCGAAAAAATCCGGATCAACAACTGTATCGCATTTAAGATTTGGGAAGAAAGAAATTCATTCAACATATTTAATTCAAACCGCAAATTTCATCGGTGTTCATCAATTCAATTTATTAGAAAATTTTGATGTTTTGGAAAATATTGTTGACGGTGGAACTTTCTTGTTAAATAGTCCTTATTCAAAAGATGAAACATGGGATAAGCTTCCTCAAAGAATGCAGCAACAAATAATTGATAAAAAGTTGAATTTTTATGTAATTGATGGTTATGCAGTTGCAAAACAAACCGGAATGGGAGCAAGAATTAATACAATTATGCAGACATGCTTTTTCGCAATTTCCGGCGTTCTACCTAAAGATGAAGCTATTGCACAAATTAAATATGCAATTAAAAAAACATACGGCGGAAAAGGTGAAATAGTTGTAAATAAAAATTACGAAGCTGTTGATAGCACTTTGGCTCATTTACATAAAATTGAAATTCCTTCAGAAGTTACAAGCCAAATTATTTTACCTCCAATAGTTTCAGATAAAGCTCCGGCTTATGTTAAAGAAACTTTAGCAATGATGATGAAAGGAAAAGGCGATTTAATTCCGGTTAGCCAAATGCCGTTGGATGGAACTTTCCCATCGGCAACAACTCAATGGGAAAAAAGAAATATTGCATTAGAAGTTCCGGAATGGGATACAGAAGTTTGTATTCAGTGCGGAAAATGCGCAATGGTTTGTCCTCATGCAACTATTAGAATTAAAGCATATGATAAAGAACTCACAAATAATGCTCCGGAGACATTCAAATGGACGGAAGCAAGAGGAAAAGAATATGAAGGTTTAGCTTACACAATTCAAGTTGCAGTTGAAGATTGTACGGGTTGTTCACTTTGTGTTGATGTTTGTCCAGCAAAAAATAAAAGAGAAACCGGTAAAAAAGCAATTAACATGGTTCCGCAAATTCCATTACGAGAAAAAGAAAGAGCAAATTATGATTATTTCTTAAATATCCCGGAATTTGATAGAACTAAATTAAATGTTGGTTCAATAAAAGGAAGTCAATTATTGCAACCATTGTTTGAATATTCCGGCGCATGCTCCGGTTGTGGAGAAACTCCATACGTTAAATTAGTTTCACAATTGTTTGGTGATAGAGCAATTATTGCAAACGCAACAGGATGTTCATCAATATATGGTGGAAATTTACCAACAACTCCATGGGCAGTAAATCATGAAGGTAAAGGTCCAGCTTGGTCAAATTCTCTTTTTGAAGATAATGCTGAATTTGGATTTGGTATGAGACTTTCGATTGATAAACAAAAAGAATTTGCCGAAGAATTGTTAAAAGGTTTGGAAAATGCAGTTGGTCAAGAATTAGTAAATTCAATTCTTAATGCAGTTCAAAATTCCGAAGCCGATATTTATGAACAAAGACAAAGAGTTTCTGAATTAAAAGAAAAATTAAAAAATAATAATTCAGATGAAGCCCAAAATTTACTAATGGTTGCAGATTATTTAGTTAAAAAATCAGTTTGGATTATGGGCGGCGACGGATGGGCTTATGATATTGGTTATGGTGGTTTAGATCACGTTTTAGCACAAGGAAAGAATGTTAATATTTTAGTTCTTGATACGGAAGTTTATTCTAATACCGGCGGACAAATGTCGAAAGCTACAGGATTAGGTGCAGTTGCAAAATTTGCAGCAGCCGGAAGACCAAATCCTAAAAAAGATTTGGGAATGATGGCAATGGGTTATGGAAATGTTTATGTAGCTCAAATTGCAATGGGAGCAAATGATACACAAACTTTAAAAGCAATTCTTGAAGCTGAAGCATATGATGGTCCATCTTTAATTATTGCTTACAGTCACTGTATTGCACACGGTTACGATTTAGCAAAAGGCATGGAACATCAACAATTAGCAGTTGATAGTGGACATTGGCCATTATACAGATACAATCCAGAAAATGTGAAAGAAGGCAAAAATCCACTAAAACTTGATTCAAAGGCTCCAAAAATTAAACTGGAAGATTTTATTTACACTGAAACTAGATATAAAATGTTGCAAAAAATTGATCCGGAAAGAACTAAGTATTTACTTGGACTTGCTCAAGCAGAAGTTAATAAAAAATGGAATCATTACGAACAACTTGCTGCAATGGATTATTCAAATTCAAAACAAGAATAA
- a CDS encoding TonB-dependent receptor, whose product MQKFSKVIFKFEILLIIFLSFSKNYSQSNLDFTTDEIVVSSSLYEENIDSVNQSISILHSSSINTNNPMNLASALVGTSGIWMQQSNHGAGSPFVRGMTGNQTLIMIDGIRLNNSTFRYGPNQYLNTINLNEIERVEILRGSGSVQYGSDALGGVVHILTKSPKIGLANKINGGIQFKYLSGNMEKSTNTFLNYSTENSGYQAMFSFKNFEDIIAGNGIGKESPSSYDEYSFNLKNNHLLNENILLTYSYQYFRQNDVDRFDQVDERGYEYYKFDPQIRQLAYLKSEIFSKNNLYKNVSFTFSWQKSDEERKVKKISELKSTNEKDVIDTWGANFLILSEPVEKLKINSGVEYYYDYIKSSATIFNLENNTNEEKRGLYSDGSKFHNLSVFLLANFKLNDFDFGFGGRYNFAYLVINDEEFGKPKINPDAITGHFSISYNFNEFIKIISKINTAYRIPNINDVSTFGLFDFGIEVPNNNLSPETSINYEIGVKFNHTKIKSSIFLFRNNLSNLIERVKSSYNGSEIYNGETVYTKENIGEAYIQGFEFDVNLILADNLFLTNNLTYTYGQNISVNEPMRRIPPFNGALSISYLVFEKLGLKMEYIFASEQDRLSSGDLDDHRIDKNGTPSWYILNLFSNCNLGQFNFGFGINNIFDEAYRTHGSGIDGIGRSYQLTGKYFLNL is encoded by the coding sequence ATGCAAAAATTTTCCAAAGTAATTTTCAAATTTGAAATATTGTTAATTATATTCTTGTCATTTTCTAAAAATTATTCTCAATCAAATTTAGATTTTACAACTGATGAAATTGTTGTTTCTTCATCACTATATGAAGAAAATATTGATTCGGTAAATCAGTCAATTTCAATTTTGCATAGTAGTTCAATAAATACAAACAATCCGATGAACCTTGCGAGTGCGTTAGTTGGAACATCTGGAATTTGGATGCAGCAATCAAATCATGGAGCCGGTTCGCCGTTTGTACGCGGAATGACCGGAAATCAAACTTTAATTATGATTGACGGAATAAGGTTAAATAATTCTACTTTCAGATATGGACCTAATCAATATTTGAACACAATAAATTTGAACGAAATTGAAAGAGTTGAAATTTTACGCGGTTCCGGTTCTGTGCAATATGGAAGTGACGCACTTGGAGGCGTTGTTCACATTTTAACTAAATCTCCTAAAATTGGATTAGCCAATAAAATAAACGGCGGAATTCAGTTTAAATATTTATCCGGCAACATGGAAAAATCAACAAATACTTTTTTGAATTATTCGACAGAAAACAGCGGATACCAAGCAATGTTTTCGTTTAAGAATTTTGAAGATATTATTGCCGGTAACGGAATTGGAAAAGAATCACCTTCTTCTTATGATGAGTATTCATTCAATCTGAAAAATAATCATCTATTAAATGAAAATATTTTGCTTACTTATAGTTATCAATATTTCCGACAAAATGACGTTGATCGTTTTGATCAAGTTGATGAAAGAGGTTATGAGTATTATAAATTTGATCCGCAAATAAGACAATTAGCATATTTGAAAAGTGAAATTTTCTCAAAAAATAATTTGTATAAAAATGTGAGTTTTACATTTTCTTGGCAAAAATCCGATGAAGAAAGAAAAGTAAAAAAAATATCTGAACTTAAAAGTACAAATGAAAAAGATGTTATTGATACTTGGGGAGCTAATTTTCTAATACTTTCAGAACCGGTTGAAAAATTGAAAATAAATTCCGGAGTGGAATATTATTACGATTATATTAAAAGTAGTGCAACTATTTTCAATTTAGAAAATAATACAAATGAAGAAAAACGCGGTTTATATTCGGATGGAAGCAAGTTTCATAATTTATCTGTTTTTCTTCTTGCAAATTTTAAATTAAATGATTTTGATTTTGGATTTGGCGGAAGATATAATTTTGCTTATTTGGTAATTAACGATGAAGAATTTGGAAAACCTAAAATAAATCCCGATGCAATTACCGGACATTTCTCAATCTCATATAATTTTAATGAATTTATAAAAATTATTTCAAAAATTAATACTGCATATAGAATACCAAATATAAATGATGTAAGCACATTTGGTTTATTTGATTTCGGAATTGAAGTTCCTAATAATAATCTATCGCCGGAAACATCAATAAATTATGAAATCGGAGTTAAATTTAATCACACAAAAATTAAATCTTCAATTTTCCTTTTTAGAAATAATCTTTCCAATTTGATTGAAAGAGTAAAATCTTCTTATAACGGAAGTGAAATTTATAACGGCGAAACGGTTTACACAAAGGAAAATATTGGTGAAGCATATATTCAAGGTTTTGAATTTGATGTAAATTTAATTTTAGCGGATAATTTATTTTTAACAAATAATTTGACATACACTTACGGTCAAAATATTTCGGTAAACGAACCAATGCGAAGAATTCCTCCATTTAATGGGGCACTATCAATTTCATATTTAGTTTTTGAAAAACTTGGATTAAAAATGGAATATATTTTTGCTTCGGAGCAAGATAGATTATCATCCGGAGATTTAGATGATCATAGAATTGATAAAAATGGAACACCAAGCTGGTATATTCTTAATTTATTTTCAAATTGTAATTTAGGACAGTTTAATTTCGGTTTTGGAATAAATAATATTTTTGATGAAGCTTACAGAACACACGGAAGCGGAATTGATGGAATTGGACGAAGTTACCAATTGACCGGAAAATATTTTCTAAATCTATAA